CTACATTGCCATTTTTCAAAACAAATAGGGTATCTGTGCTGGATGTTGAATTGTATTTCTTTCCGGCGTATAAAATATTATTATAAAAGCTACATCCATCAAATTTGGTTTGTGGCATTCCATCGACAAAAGTCCAATTGTTGTAATCTGACAAATTGCTACCGTTTAAAAGGGCTGTTAATATACCCACACTCGTTGCTGCATAAATTCGGTCTTCGGCAATTGAAGCGGAATAAACAGGTACACTCGATCCATTTGGACCAATAATATAGGTATCTTTAATTTCGTTCTTTTTTAAATCCAATAAAACAATACCAAAGCCACAGGAAAGATAGGCAAATCCATTGTGAATGGTTACATCATAAATGGATTTATCACCCGGAATGTTTTTTCTGGCGATGTCATTTACATTAATGATTCCTTCTGATTTTATTAGATCAATGTTGGCATCGGTATATGCTATAACCAAAGTTTGGTTTTGCGGGTCGTATTTTAATTTACTAAAACCAATGTCTGAAAGTCCGGTGATCTTTGACATACGCTCTTGTTCTCCTGTTTGAGTGTTGTAGGAAAACATTCCATTTTGGCTGGCATAATAAATTATTTTTCCTGCTGATGCCACGGTTTTACCTTGGGAATAGGGCAAATGATCTCTCCATTGACCAACAGCAATACCTTGTGAGAAGCATTGGGAGATGAAAACGAATAAGGTAATCGAAAGCGAAAAGTTAGCCGCAAAGCGCTGTCTAGTCATGTAAAAGGATTTTTTGAGCCTCGCAAACGCAAAGTTGTATAAGATATTGTGAGCTTTCATAATTGCTTAAAAATAGTTACCAACACCTAAGAATTTCTGATAATATTCGGCTATTCCGTCTTCCAGTTCGGTGAAGGTATCCAGGTAACCGATACTTTTAAGTTTCTCCATACTAGCTTCAGTAAAGTATTGGTAGGTTTCCCGAATATCTTCCGGAGTATCGATAAATGCGATTTGAGGTTCCATATTTAGAGCTGAAAAACAAGCTTTTGCCAAATCTAAAAATGTTCGTGCCTTGCCTGTCCCTAAATTATAAATCCCGGAATGGGATTGATGCAAGAAAAGAAACCAGCATACTTTAGCCAGGTCTTTTACATAAATAAAATCCCGTTGTTGTTCCCCATCTTTAATTCCTTCTTTGTGTGAACGAAATAATTTTACCTCTTTGTCCGACTTCAAGGTGTGAAAAATATGAAGTGGAACCGAAGCCATTCTTCCTTTGTGGTATTCGTTTGGACCATAAACATTGAAGAATTTTAAACCTGCCCAAAAGGGTGGATATTCCTTTCTTTCCAATACCCAAAGATCAAACTGCTGCTTTGAGTCGCCATAAGGGTTGAGTGGTTTTAATTTTTTTGTAACTTCATCGGAATCAATAAATCCCCATTCGCCTAATCCATAAGTTGCCGCAGATGATGCATAAACTAATGGTGTTTTGGTTACAGTGCAATAGTTCCAAATTTTTTTGGAATATTCTAAATTAAGGTGGTTGAAGATGCTTACTTCTTTTTCAGTGGTATCCGTTCTGGCGCCTAAGTGAAATACCATGTCCAGATCCGGATTTTGGTTCTCCAGGAAGGTAAATAGCTCTTCGCGTTCAATAGCAGTCTTAAACTTTTTATTATTCAAATTGCCTTGTTTGTCTTTCCTGGAGAAATCATCAACCAGTAATAAGTCATCTCGCCCTTGGGAGTTTAAATACCCTACCAAATAACTTCCAATAAAGCCTGCAGCACCTGTAATTAGTATCATTATAAATTGTGTGCTAAGATAAAGTGTTTTAAGTTTAGGCAGGAATTATGCCATGTATTTCTTGATGAATGTGATTCGAGAAGGTTTATTGGCTGCCTAGTACTATCTTTGCGGCTCGAAATTAGAAGGTATGGGAAATATAGTAGCTATTGTAGGACGACCCAATGTAGGTAAATCCACACTGTTTAACCGCTTAACAGGCACTCGCAAAGCCATTACCGATGAAACAGCCGGGGTTACCAGAGATCGTAACTATGGAAAAGCTGAATGGAATGGTATCGAATTTTCGGTTATTGATACAGGCGGTTATGCAGAAGGAAGCGACGATATTTTTGAAGCAGAAATTAGAAAACAAGTAGAACTAGCTGTTGATGAGTCTAATTTAATTTTGTTTATTGTTGATGTAAATGACGGATTAAACGATATTGAAAATACCATTGCTCAGCTTCTTCGGAAATCACGAAAACCGGTAATCCTGGTGGTAAATAAGGTCGATAACTATGCACAGGCCTCGAATGCTGTAGAATTTTACTCCTTGGGATTGGGCGAGTACTTTTGTATTTCATCTAGCAATGGAAGCGGTACCGGTGATTTGCTTGATGAAGTAGTTAAACAATTGCCTGTTGCAGAGGAAGAAGATTTAAGCGGAATTCCTAAAATTACTATTGTTGGACGACCTAATGTGGGTAAATCTTCCATGGCAAATGCACTCATTGGGGAAGAACGAAATATTGTTACTCCAATAGCCGGTACAACACGTGATAGCATTCATACCCGTTACCAAAAATTTGGGTTTGATTTTATGTTAGTTGATACTGCCGGAATTCGCAAAAAAGCCAAAGTAAAAGAAGATTTGGAGTTTTTTTCTGTCATGCGCTCCATTCGGGCAATTGAAGAAAGTGATGTTTGTATTCTTATGTTGGATGCAAAAGAAGGTATTGAAGCCCAGGATTTAAGTATTTTAAGTTTAATCCATAAAAATAACCGAGGTCTGGTTATTTTAGTTAATAAATGGGATTTGGTTGAAAAGGATACCAATTCAACTAAGGAGTACGAGGAATTAATTAAAAGCCGAATTGCGCCTTTCAAAGATGTGCCCATTTTGTTCGTTTCCGCCCTTACAAAACAGCGAATTCATAAGGCGTTGGAAACTGCTATGCAGGTGTACGAGAACCGCAATCGTCGCATTCCGGGTTCTAAATTAAACGATTTTATTTTGCCAATTATCGAAAATAGTCCACCGCCGGCAATCAAAGGAAAATATGTAAAAATCAAGTTTGCAGCTCAATTACCTATGCATTATCCTGCATTTGCTTTTTTCTGCAATTTGCCTCAGTATGTAAACGATTCTTACAAGCGTTTTTTGGAAAACAAATTGCGTAGTGAGTACGATTTTAGTGGAGTTCCAATTTCCATTTTTATGCGCAAGAAATAGCAACTCGTAGTTCAGTGGTTTAATGGGTAAGAATTGCTTCTAATTCCTTGGATTTATTGTATTAAAGATTTGGCGGGCCCCCTCCGCCACTCAAGGTGGTGGTTTTACCTGAAATTTTCGCAGGCGTTCGGGTCACGCTTTCGGCTGTAGTCCTCGTCCACCTAGGCTGTCGCCGTAGGTGTCCTGTGGGCTACTTGCCTCTATCGTTGCCCGAGGGTGCAAGTCCGGGCGGTTGTTTTTCATTCCAAATTCTTCCTATACCCAATTAGTCAAAAGAAGGATATTGAATTCGAAATGCTTGCTTTGCAAGTACTTATTTGCTTTTTATTTTTTCAAATGAATAATATGGGTTTTAGACCTAAACAGGATTCTTAATTAAAATCAAAAAAAGAAGTGTAACTTCTTGATTATAGATCATTTGAATATGGCCTATAATTGAAACCAACAATGGAAATAGTTGCATTTTAATCCATAATCTGAATTAGAAATTGTTATGCGGCATTCAAATACACTAAAGACTGAGGGAAAGGTTGATTTTTGGGTGAAGAAATAGTCAACTGTAGTGAATTCATAAATCGTTCCGAAATCTTTATATTTGAAGGAATTACAAGCCGGAATAGAGTTCTATTGCAGATTTTAGGTTTATGCAGCAGTTTTACTATGGAATTTTTGTTAGGTGTCTTTTTTGGGGCAAAACACGGCATGTTGGGGTTTGTTCGGGTAGGGATAGAGGCAAGTAACCCACAGGCACACGCGGCGCTAGCCAAGTGGGCCGAGGATTACAGCCGATAGCCCGGCCATGAGCCCTGCCAAACTACGAACAAGTTTTTCTATTGATGCGAATGGACCCGCCTAATAATAACAACCTAATTTAACTTAGAAGCTTGATTTGTGGTGGAACTTTCTAAAGCCATATCCTGGGGGATGGAATGAATAAATTCCAAAAAGTCCTTTTTTAGTTCGGAGGTTTTTTCCATCATAGGCACATGACCGCATTGCTGGTAAATCAATAATTTGGCGTGAGGGATATCTTTTTTAAACCGTTGAGCATGGTCAACAGGAATAATTTCATCTTCATTTCCCCAAACAATGAGGGTAGGGGCTTGAATAGTTTTAATCATAGCAGTATCGGGGTATTGACCTGAACCGGCAATGGTAAAGGCGTTTTGTAAATTGCCCTGAATATTGTGCATGCTGTTGTTGAAAAGAGCGTCTTGTTCATTGACCAGGCTATCGTTGTAATAGCATACTAAAAGTCCGGCTTTAGCACCTGAAGGAGGGAGTCCGCGTCGCATAAAAGGTTCAAGGAAAGGGTATTGAAGAATTGGAGCTGCATTGTCGAGTACATTTAACATATCATATCCGGCGGCATTTAATAAGGTTAAACTTTTGACATGTTGCGGAAAACTTGCTGCAATGTACCAGCTCATCATTCCGCCCATGGAGTTACCTATGAGATGAAATTGACCGAGATGAAGGGAGTCGATAAAGAATTTGAAAAAGTTGACATATTCCGTTTTAAGGTCAAGTTCACCATGATTTGGATCGAAAAATTCGCTCATTCCAAAACCTGGCAAATCCAAACGAATGATACGGAATTGATTTTTAAGGGAATCAGCAAATTTTTCAAAATTGTGATGAGATCCCATAAAGCCGTGAATCATCAGGATAGGGAAGCCTTGCCCTTCATCGACATAGTGAATTTCTTTGCCTTGGTAATTTAAGAAATGCGAATTAGGGGTGGTGAATTTTTGTTTAGCAACTTCCCTGGGATAAATATGGTTTTTGCGGATAAACGCCAGGTAGGATGGAAATCCAATGAGAGTTAACAGCAATATAGCTGAAAGTGCAAGTAGAATTTTCTTTTTCATTTTAATTAAAACCAAGTAAAATTAGGGTGTTCGGAAAAGAATTCGGCTAATTTTTGATTTTTTAATAATCGGGGTTTGAAAACTTGGTAAATACTAAGACGATTTTAGGGGATTGAAAGCATTACTTTTGAACCATAATTATAAAGAATGACCCAAGTAATTGAATGTGTTCCGAATTTCTCTGAAGGCAGAGATATGGCAATTATAAAACAAATTACCGATGAAATTGAAAGTGTTGAAGGCGTAAAATTGCTCAATGTGGATCCGGGCAAAGCTACCAACCGGACGGTAGTTACTATTGCCGGAGCTCCGGAACCAGTAATTCAAGCAGCATTTTTGGCAATTAAGAAAGCTGCCGAATTAATTGATATGGAAAAGCATAAAGGTGAGCACCCGAGAATGGGTGCAACGGATGTTTGTCCGTTGGTACCAATTCAGGGTATTTCTATGGAAGAAACTGCCCTTTATGCGCAAAAGTTGGGGAAACGGGTAGGGGAGGAGTTGGGAATTCCGGTTTACTTGTATGAGGCGGCTCAAAGCAATCCGGCCCGAAAAAATTTATCGGTTATTCGTGCCGGAGAGTATGAAGGTTTTTTCAAAAAGATACAGTTGCCGGAGTGGAAGCCGGATTTTGGTCCAACCGAATTTAATTCGAAAGCCGGAGGAACAGTGATTGGGGCAAGGGATTTTTTGGTTGCCTACAATATTAATTTGAATACTACTTCGGTACGTAAGGCCAACAGTATTGCATTTGATGTTCGGGAGGCCGGCAGGGTAAAAAGGATTGGAGATCCGGTTACCGGAGAAGTTGTCAAGGACGAAAAAGGTAAGCCTGTATCTATTCCCGGAAGTTTAAAATCGGTGAAGGCGATTGGTTGGTTTATTGAGGAATATGGGGTTGCTCAAATTTCTATGAATTTGACTAATATATCTGTAACGTCGGTGCACCAAGCGTTTGATGAGGTTTGCAAAAAAGCAGAAGAGCGAGGGATTCGGGTTACCGGTTCGGAGTTGGTTGGCTTAATTCCGCTCAATTCTTTATTAGATGCAGGAAAATATTTTTTGAGAAAGCAGAAACGCAGTGTTGGAGTTAGTGAAAAGGAGTTGATAAAAATTGCGGTTAAATCGCTTGGTTTGGATGAGCTTTCACCATTCAAACCGGAGGAAAGGATTATAGAGTATGTTTTATCGGAAAGTTCGGGCAAGAAACTTATTAGTATGAATTTGACTGAATTTGCGGATGAAACAGCATCGGAAAGTCCGGCGCCCGGTGGAGGTAGTATTTCGGCCTATGTTGGCAGTTTGGGTATTTCACTTGCTACCATGGTAGCCAATTTAAGCAGTCATAAACGAGGTTGGGATGAGCGATGGGAAGAGTTTTCTAATTGGGCGGAAAAGGGACAAAATATCAAAGATCAGTTATTAAAACTGGTGGATGAGGATACCACGGCATTTAACAAAATTATGGATGCTTTTGGTTTGCCAAAAGGAACAGACGAGGAAAAAAAAGAAAGAACCAAAGCTATCCAGTCAGCTACCAAAAATGCAATTGAGGTTCCATTTCAGGTGATGCAATTGTCGTTGAAAAGTATGGAGACAATCAAAGCCATGGCTGAAATAGGAAATCCAAATTCAGTAACGGATGCCGGAGTTGGGGCATTATGTGCCAGAACCGCCGTAATTGGGGCATTTATGAATGTGAAAATCAATGCTTCCGGTTATTCAGACAAGGCATATGTATCAGAAATACTTAGTAAAGGAAACAGTATTCAAGCGGAGGCCATTCGGTTAGAAGCCGAAATTATTGCCTTAGTTGAATCTAAAATTTCAAGTAATTAGTAATGGATTTTTTGCCCCAAGCGATTGAAGCGTATTCCGATTTTTTTACAGAACCGGAAAGTGAATTACTTCAAGAGTTAAATCGAGAAACCTATGCCAAGGTTTTGATGCCAAGGATGTTATCAGGCCATATTCAAGGCAGGGTTTTATCCATGTTAAGTAAAATGATTCAACCAAAAGTGATTTTGGAAATTGGAACATTTACCGGGTATTCGGCTATTTGTTTGGCGGAAGGCCTGAAAAAGGATGGAAAGTTAATCACCATTGATATCAATGATGAGTTGGAAGGAATGGTAAGGCGATTTGTGGAGAGGTCAGATTATGGTTCACAAATAGACGTTAGGATTGGAAAGGCTTTGGATATTATACCGTTGCTGAATGAAACCTACGATTTGGTTTTTATTGATGCAGACAAAGAAAACTATTCGGCTTACTTTGATTTGGTATTAGATCGGGTAAGGCCCGGGGGATTTATAATTGCCGACAATGTTTTGTGGAGCGGGAAAGTACTTATGAAGGAGAGTGAAATGGATAGAGACACCTTGGCCTTGCATCAGTTCAACCAAAAGATTCATTCTGATGCTAGGGTGGAAAATGTTCTATTTCCTATACGGGATGGTTTGATGATTATCAGGAAAAAGGTTTAAAATTCTAATCGAAGAAGGTGGCTGGAGAAGTTTTTTCCGAGCGTATCCATGCGAAGGGATCGGGAAGCTCCACCATCTAAGGCTGCATGGCAAACGAAGTTTAAGGATTCGAGCGCATCCCATTCATAGCGGATAACTTCACCTTGAATTAAGTCACCAAAATGAGCTTTAACCAATTCTGCGGTGAGTTTTTCCTTAAGTATGGCATAAGCTTCGGGAGTTTTGGACATTACACCGATGTTACACACATTGTTTTTATCGCCGCTACGGGCAGAGGCAAGGTCGATTAGTTTCATGTTTTTGGAAGGTCAAAAATAAAAAAGATTCAACGTTTGAGGAATTTTTCAATGGTATCTCTCAAATAGGATTTATCCAAGTGAGTGTAAATTTCAGTTGTGGTAATACTTGAATGCCCTAATAATTCCTGAACCACTCTTAAATCGGCACCATTTTCAACCAAATGTGTTGCAAAGGAATGTCGAAAGGTGTGGGGAGAGATGTTTTTAGAAATTCCGGCTTGTTGGGTTAGTTTCTTAATGATAAGGAAAACCATAACCCGAGAGAGTTCTCTACCTCTGTTATTAAGAAAAAGGCAATCTTCGAATCCTTTTTGTTGGGGTAGATGAATTCGAACATGTTGAATATAGTTCGAAATGAGTCGGATAGAAACGGGGCTTAAGGGGACTAAACGTTCTTTAGAACCTTTTCCCAATATTTTTACAAATTCATCCTCCAGGTATAAGTCTGAAATTTTTAATTGTACTAGTTCTGAAACCCTTAATCCGCTTCCATAAAGGGTTTCCAGCATAGCCAGGTTGCGTTCACCCTCCGGGGTTGAACGATCGATTAATTGGAGCATTTGATCGATTTCGGAAGCGGAAAGTACATCCGGAAGCTTTCTTGCCTGATGCGGAAGTTCTACCAATTCTGTTGGGTTTGCTTCTATCATTTTTTCTAATAGAAGAAAGTCGTAAAAACTTCGTATTCCAGAAATGGTTCTTGCTTGAGAGGAGGCAGCAATTCCTATTTGGGTAAGGTGGTTTAGAAAAGCAAGAAGGTCATGATAGTTTATAGAATTAATTGGTTTTCCATTCAATTCCAAAGTTGAAAATTGAAATAATAAACGAATGTCTCTAAAATAACTTTCGAGGGTGTTTTCAGACAGTCCTCGTTCCAATTGGAGGTATCTGCGGTATCTATTTAAAACTTTTTCGTTGTCCAAAACTTGGCACAAATTTGCTAAATGAAAGCCAATACGTGATTAAATTTGCGGCCAAGTGTATAAAAAAATAATAAAGCCAATATTCTTCCTCTTTGATCCAGAAGAGGTTCACTATTTTGTATTTGATTTGCTAAGGTTTTTGTACTATTTGCCATTTATCCATTCGGCTGTAAAATGGTACTACACCGTAAACCATGCCGGATTGCGGAGAAAAGTAATGGGATTGGATTTTGAGAATCCAATAGGAATGGCAGCAGGTTTTGATAAGGATGCCAGGTTATACGAAGCTTTGGAATCTTTTGGATTTGGATTTGTTGAAATTGGTACTGTTACACCTGTAGGACAACCCGGGAATCCCAAGCCACGTTTATTCAGGCTTCCATTGGATGAGGCCTTAATTAATCGTATGGGTTTTAACAATGAAGGATGTTTAGGAGCTGCCCAGCGACTTTCGGAACGAAAATCCGGGATGATAATTGGAGGTAACATAGGTAAGAATAAAGATACGCCAAATGAATTTGCAAAAGAGGATTATATTAAGTGTTTAAAAGTGCTTTATCCATTTGTAGATTATTTTGTTGTGAATGTTAGTTCGCCCAATACTCCAAATTTAAGAGCATTGCAAGATAAGGGGCCACTGCAAGAAATATTACGATCGGTTGTTGATGAAATGAAAAGACATTCACATTACAAGCCCATTTGTTTAAAGATTGCACCTGATTTATCCTTTAGTCAGATAGACGAAATAATTGAGATTGTTATTGATTGTGGAATCGATGGAGTAATTGCGACCAATACAACGATTTCTAGGGAAGGATTGAAAACAAATGAAATCCAATTAGGAGAAATTGGTGGTGGAGGGGTAAGTGGAAAGCCTTTAAAATCAAGATCAACCGAGATTATTAGGTATTTAAGGAAAAACGGACAAGGAAAATTTGCCATCATAGGGGTTGGAGGGATTCAATCGACTGAAGATGCCATGGAGAAGTTAGTTGCAGGTGCTGATTTAGTTCAGATTTATACTGGTTTTATTTATGAAGGTCCCGGTATCGTTAAAAAGATAAATAAAGGTCTTTTGAAATCCGGATTTCCAAAACATCCACAAGGTTTGGCATAAATTTTGAATCTTTGCAGTTAAATTAATTCGTATGAAAAGATCAATACTTTTTTTGGGTTTACTTTTAATGGTTAAATTTTCTCAAGCCCAATGCAATGCAGTGTTTTTCTCTGATGGAGGAGAAAAGTTTTATGTGATTCTGAATGGTTTGAAATACAATGACCAGGCCCAAACCAATGTTAGGGTTGAAAATTTAAAACCACAAGCCTATGTTGCTAAAATTATATTTGACAACACGTATTTGGGAGTGATTGATGATAAAATCATTATGGAAGTGGGTAAAGAAAGGACCTATCAAATACGGAAGAAAAAGATAAGAGAGAATGGAATAGATAAAGAAGTGTATGTAATGAAATGGATGAGTGAGACCTTTATCACCAGCGATGTTCAGGCTACATCTGGGGTTTATCAAGCACCAAATAATTCTCAACCTGTAGTGCAATTGAACCAACCGGTGCAGCCTCAAGGACAACCGGTGGTTCAAATTAATCAAACGCCTCCGCCTGTAACACCACCTGTAACTAATCTACCTCCGGGTACAACTTCCCAAACCACCACCACTACAACTACCACTTATGGCACTGTTGGAAACCCTAATTCTGTAAATGTAAATTTACCAGGATTTAATGTGAATATGAATATTAATGATCCGGGGTACTATCCACCTGCCAATACCACCTATCAACAAACAACTACTACTACCTACAATACGCCTCCTCCGGTGCAACCGGTTCAACCCTTACCGCCACCAACTCCTACCGTGTATTCAATGCCCGGTTACAATGGACCGGTTGGATGTCCTTGGCCGGCGAATCAGGCCGATTTTCAAAGTATGAAGCAGTCTATAGCTTCCAAAACATTTGAAGATACCAAATTGCAGGTTGCCAAACAGATTCTAAATAACAACTGCTTAACCTCTAGTCAAGTAAAGGAGATTATGATGATTTTTACATTTGAAGATTCCAAATTAAATTTTGCCAAATATGCCTATGGTTATACTTTTGATATAGGTAATTATTACAAAGTGAACGATGCTTTTACCTTTTCATCCAGCATTGATGAATTAAATGATTATATATCTGGCAGGTAAAGAGAATTAATTAAATAAAAAAATCCCATTCCTGAAGGTTTGGGATTTTTTTATTTCATAGAAAATCAGCGTATCATAATTTAGGTATTAAGTATTGCCTGGTATACTTCAAAATATCGATTAATGCCTGATTCTAATGAATACCATTGAATAGCGGCGTTTCTAAAATCAGTTGGAGGGCGAGAGATAAGGCCGGGTAAATTGGTAATTACTTGAAGGTAATCATTTTCTTGAAAATGGTGTACCAGCAATCCACTATTGGTAGAAGTTACAATTTCTTCAACATCCCCTACACCAGTGTTGCAAACCACCGGAACACCCATACCAAGGATTTCTCCATGTTTGGTAGGGGAAGAACCTTGTTTAGAAAATAGGGGTTGAATAAAGAAAAGTGAAAAATGAGAAAGGCTGACCAATGTTGGAACATCTGCACGATTCCCAAAGATAATCACCAGATCTTTCTCGTTTACCTGATTTTCTGCCGCTTTTTTTACAATAGATTCTTTGGAGTCCGGAGTAATTAGTAAGAATTTAGCAAGTGGATACTTCGATTTAAGAACCTTGAAAAATTGAAACATTTCTTTTTCCATATACCAGGTTCCAAGTGACCCAAGGTAGGAAACCACAAGTTCTCGATCAGGAGAAATAACAGTTTCTTTGGGTTGAAGTCCTAATTTTCTTTGAAATTCTTCCACTTTATTTGTTTGTAAGGAATGAAAATCGAAGTGATTTAGGTCTGCACAACAAGGGATAACTTGAATGCGAATTGGTTGATTAGGGATTGTTTTCCAGGAATGAATTATTTTTTTTCCGGCGTTGGTTAAAGAAATGGTATAGTCGGCAGATGTAAGGAACTCGAGTTCTTTCTTTTTAAAAAATGAGTAAATTTGATTGAACACAGGGTTTTTAAGATTCCAAATACCTCCGTCAACCCTTTCATCGGCATAAAATGCTCTCATGTCAAAAAGAAATGGAATCTGATGGTTGAACTTAAATGATAAACCAGCCAGGGAGGTGATGTAACTTCGGCAGTGAAGCAATTTAATTGGTTTCTGTTTATGAATAGCTTTAATTTTCCGAAACAATTGCCATAGGTCATAAACGGTTGAGAATACGGGTGGTTTGGGTGTATAGGAAAGCGGTTCCCAACTAATATGATGTTGATGAAGGAGATTTTGAATGGTGTCTTTAAATTTCTCGTATCTATCCGATTTTTCAAAACTTACAATAGTTATTTGAAATCCTTTTTTTGAAAGTCCTGCTAAGTAAGGAATTACCTGACTTTGGCCCAAGGGGTCGGTCATTCCGTCGTATGATAAAAAAACAATATGTGCAGCATTCATGTTTTATGGAGCAGTTGAATCAATTGGTTTACTTGATTACATTTGCGAAGATATGTTTCAGGGTAATTCAATTAAGAGTGTTTGGGATTTAATTCTTCCTCCATTTATTCTGGCTTTTATTTATATATTTGAAAGCCAGAAGGTTAGGTCTAAAATTGAAAGTGATTCCAAATTTGAGTTTTACATGAAGGGATTGTACTTCAGGATTGGAGGAGCCGTTGTATTTTGTTTAATTTACCAGTTTTATTACATAGGCGGAGATACGATTAATTATTGGGGATCTGGTGTCATTGTAAACCGGATGATTTTTAAGGACATTTGGATTTATTTTAAAATCCTAGCAGGAGATCGGTCTTGGGAGAATTATGCTGCATTTGATGTAAGTACTTCGTATCCTGATTATATGATTCGAGATGCACAATCTTTTGCAGTTGTTAGGCTAGTATCTCCATTTTGTTTTTTAACAATTCGTAGTTATTATTCTACATCCATTTTGGTAGCTTGGTTTACCTATGGAGGAATATGGAGGTTGTATACAGTTTTTTCAGAATTGTTCCCTAATCTTCAACGGGAGTTTGCTTATTCAACTTTATTTATCCCTTCTGTTTCTTTTTGGGGAGGAGGAATTTTAAAGGATACCTTTTCTTTATGGGCCGGATGTTTATTTATTTATGGATTTTATCGGATTTTTATTGGAAGAAATTTCAAATTGAAATATATAATTCTCTTGGCGCTTTCGGCAACTATAATGATTGCTATTAAACCTTATATATTTAATGCTCTATTACCAACCTGTTTAATATGGCTGTTCGGAAATTGGCTTAGAACCATTGATTCTGCATTTGCTCGGGCATTATTTGCTCCATTTTTTATTATTTTAGGTGTAGTTTTTGTTGGATTAATATTTGGTCAAATG
The nucleotide sequence above comes from Bacteroidia bacterium. Encoded proteins:
- the xerD gene encoding site-specific tyrosine recombinase XerD — protein: MDNEKVLNRYRRYLQLERGLSENTLESYFRDIRLLFQFSTLELNGKPINSINYHDLLAFLNHLTQIGIAASSQARTISGIRSFYDFLLLEKMIEANPTELVELPHQARKLPDVLSASEIDQMLQLIDRSTPEGERNLAMLETLYGSGLRVSELVQLKISDLYLEDEFVKILGKGSKERLVPLSPVSIRLISNYIQHVRIHLPQQKGFEDCLFLNNRGRELSRVMVFLIIKKLTQQAGISKNISPHTFRHSFATHLVENGADLRVVQELLGHSSITTTEIYTHLDKSYLRDTIEKFLKR
- the ftcD gene encoding glutamate formimidoyltransferase — translated: MTQVIECVPNFSEGRDMAIIKQITDEIESVEGVKLLNVDPGKATNRTVVTIAGAPEPVIQAAFLAIKKAAELIDMEKHKGEHPRMGATDVCPLVPIQGISMEETALYAQKLGKRVGEELGIPVYLYEAAQSNPARKNLSVIRAGEYEGFFKKIQLPEWKPDFGPTEFNSKAGGTVIGARDFLVAYNINLNTTSVRKANSIAFDVREAGRVKRIGDPVTGEVVKDEKGKPVSIPGSLKSVKAIGWFIEEYGVAQISMNLTNISVTSVHQAFDEVCKKAEERGIRVTGSELVGLIPLNSLLDAGKYFLRKQKRSVGVSEKELIKIAVKSLGLDELSPFKPEERIIEYVLSESSGKKLISMNLTEFADETASESPAPGGGSISAYVGSLGISLATMVANLSSHKRGWDERWEEFSNWAEKGQNIKDQLLKLVDEDTTAFNKIMDAFGLPKGTDEEKKERTKAIQSATKNAIEVPFQVMQLSLKSMETIKAMAEIGNPNSVTDAGVGALCARTAVIGAFMNVKINASGYSDKAYVSEILSKGNSIQAEAIRLEAEIIALVESKISSN
- the der gene encoding ribosome biogenesis GTPase Der, whose translation is MGNIVAIVGRPNVGKSTLFNRLTGTRKAITDETAGVTRDRNYGKAEWNGIEFSVIDTGGYAEGSDDIFEAEIRKQVELAVDESNLILFIVDVNDGLNDIENTIAQLLRKSRKPVILVVNKVDNYAQASNAVEFYSLGLGEYFCISSSNGSGTGDLLDEVVKQLPVAEEEDLSGIPKITIVGRPNVGKSSMANALIGEERNIVTPIAGTTRDSIHTRYQKFGFDFMLVDTAGIRKKAKVKEDLEFFSVMRSIRAIEESDVCILMLDAKEGIEAQDLSILSLIHKNNRGLVILVNKWDLVEKDTNSTKEYEELIKSRIAPFKDVPILFVSALTKQRIHKALETAMQVYENRNRRIPGSKLNDFILPIIENSPPPAIKGKYVKIKFAAQLPMHYPAFAFFCNLPQYVNDSYKRFLENKLRSEYDFSGVPISIFMRKK
- a CDS encoding O-methyltransferase; translation: MDFLPQAIEAYSDFFTEPESELLQELNRETYAKVLMPRMLSGHIQGRVLSMLSKMIQPKVILEIGTFTGYSAICLAEGLKKDGKLITIDINDELEGMVRRFVERSDYGSQIDVRIGKALDIIPLLNETYDLVFIDADKENYSAYFDLVLDRVRPGGFIIADNVLWSGKVLMKESEMDRDTLALHQFNQKIHSDARVENVLFPIRDGLMIIRKKV
- a CDS encoding alpha/beta hydrolase, which encodes MKKKILLALSAILLLTLIGFPSYLAFIRKNHIYPREVAKQKFTTPNSHFLNYQGKEIHYVDEGQGFPILMIHGFMGSHHNFEKFADSLKNQFRIIRLDLPGFGMSEFFDPNHGELDLKTEYVNFFKFFIDSLHLGQFHLIGNSMGGMMSWYIAASFPQHVKSLTLLNAAGYDMLNVLDNAAPILQYPFLEPFMRRGLPPSGAKAGLLVCYYNDSLVNEQDALFNNSMHNIQGNLQNAFTIAGSGQYPDTAMIKTIQAPTLIVWGNEDEIIPVDHAQRFKKDIPHAKLLIYQQCGHVPMMEKTSELKKDFLEFIHSIPQDMALESSTTNQASKLN
- the rfaD gene encoding ADP-glyceromanno-heptose 6-epimerase — translated: MILITGAAGFIGSYLVGYLNSQGRDDLLLVDDFSRKDKQGNLNNKKFKTAIEREELFTFLENQNPDLDMVFHLGARTDTTEKEVSIFNHLNLEYSKKIWNYCTVTKTPLVYASSAATYGLGEWGFIDSDEVTKKLKPLNPYGDSKQQFDLWVLERKEYPPFWAGLKFFNVYGPNEYHKGRMASVPLHIFHTLKSDKEVKLFRSHKEGIKDGEQQRDFIYVKDLAKVCWFLFLHQSHSGIYNLGTGKARTFLDLAKACFSALNMEPQIAFIDTPEDIRETYQYFTEASMEKLKSIGYLDTFTELEDGIAEYYQKFLGVGNYF